The following are encoded together in the Oncorhynchus kisutch isolate 150728-3 unplaced genomic scaffold, Okis_V2 scaffold889, whole genome shotgun sequence genome:
- the LOC109876413 gene encoding vegetative cell wall protein gp1-like translates to MLQGERKHIGPPTPLSPKSPVPQLPCPPTPLSPNSPVPQLSCPPTPLSPNSPVPQLSCPPTALSPNSPVPQIPCPPTPLSPNPLSPNSPVPQLPCPPTPLSPNSPVPQLPCPPTPLSPNSPVPQLLCPPTPLSPKSPVPQIPCPPTPLSPNSPVPQLPCPATPLSPNSPVPQLTCPPNPLGPATPLSPNSPVPQLPCPPNPLSPNSPVPQPPRPCNSPVPQLPCPATPLSPNSPVPQIPCPPTPLSPNPPVPHLPCPQTPLSPNPLGPATPPPQLPRSPNPPSPQLHCPPTPLSPNPPVPQPPCPPTPLSPNSSVPQPPRPCNPRPPTPQVSQPSFTPTPLSPNSLGLPTPLSPNPLGPATPLSSNPLGRATPLSPNPLGLTTPLSLNSPSPPGFPTPQHIRLPVPQRKAPQLPVPQCPRLPRSPNSPGPPTPQVPQLPRCPNSPGAPTPQVPQLPRCPNSPGAPTPQP, encoded by the exons ATGCTGCAAGGAGAAAGAAAACACATCGGTCCCCCAACTCCCCTGTCCCCCAAATCCCCTGTCCCCCAACTCCCCTGTCCCCCAACTCCCCTGTCCCCCAACTCCCCTGTCCCCCAACTCTCCTGTCCCCCAACTCCCCTGTCCCCCAACTCCCCTGTCCCCCAACTCTCCTGTCCCCCAACTGCTCTGTCCCCCAACTCTCCTGTCCCCCAAATCCCCTGTCCCCCAACTCCCCTGTCCCCAAATCCCCTGTCCCCCAACTCCCCTGTCCCCCAACTCCCCTGTCCCCCAACTCCCCTGTCCCCCAACTCTCCTGTCCCCCAACTCCCCTGTCCCCCAACTCCCCTGTCCCCCAACTCTCCTGTCCCCCAACTGCTCTGTCCCCCAACTCCCCTGTCCCCCAAATCCCCTGTCCCCCAAATCCCCTGTCCCCCAACTCCCCTGTCCCCCAACTCCCCTGTCCCCCAACTCCCCT GCCCTGCAACTCCCCTGTCCCCCAACTCCCCTGTCCCCCAACTCACCTGTCCCCCCAACCCCCTAGGCCCTGCAACTCCCCTGTCCCCCAACTCCCCTGTCCCCCAACTCCCCTGTCCCCCAAATCCCCTGTCCCCCAACTCCCCTGTCCCCCAACCCCCTAGGCCCTGCAACTCCCCTGTCCCCCAACTCCCCT GCCCTGCAACTCCCCTGTCCCCCAACTCCCCTGTCCCCCAAATCCCCTGTCCCCCAACTCCCCTGTCCCCAAACCCCCCTGTCCCCCATCTCCCCTGTCCCCAAACCCCACTGTCCCCCAACCCCCTAGGccctgcaaccccccccccccaactccccAGGTCTCCCAACCCTCCTTCACCCCAACTCCACTGTCCCCCAACTCCCCTGTCCCCCAACCCCCCTGTCCCCCAACCCCCCTGTCCCCCAACTCCTCTGTCCCCCAACTCCTCTGTCCCCCAACCCCCTAGGCCCTGCAACCCCCGCCCCCCAACTCCCCAGGTCTCCCAACCCTCCTTCACCCCAACCCCCCTGTCTCCCAACTCCCTAGGTCTCCCAACCCCCCTGTCTCCCAACCCCCTAGGCCCTGCAACTCCCCTGTCCTCCAACCCCCTAGGTCGTGCAACTCCCCTGTCCCCCAACCCCCTAGGCCTCACAACCCCCCTGTCCCTCAACTCGCCAAGCCCCCCAGGCTTCCCAACCCCCCAACACATCAGGCTCCCTGTTCCCCAACGCAAGGCTCCCCAGCTCCCCGTTCCCCAATGCCCTAGGCTCCCCAGGTCCCCCAACTCCCCAGGTCCCCCAACTCCCCAGGTCCCCCAACTCCCCAGGTGCCCCAACTCCCCAGGTGCCCCAACTCCCCAGGTGCCCCAACTCCCCAGGTGCCCCAACTCCCCAGGTGCCCCAACTCCCCAGCCCTAA